One genomic region from Nocardia vinacea encodes:
- a CDS encoding tryptophan 2,3-dioxygenase, translating into MTIERNIVTDFSSRMSYGAYLDLDTLLSAQHPVSRPEQHDELLFIIQHQTTELWLKVVLHELRAARAAFDADDIGVALKCIARVKHIQKTLTEQWSVLATLTPTEYAQFRDFLGNSSGFQSYQYRAIEFILGNKNAAVLRVFESDPVAYEELATLLREPTLYDAIWRHLARTGLAVPRSALERDATEAHELDPELLALVQSIYEAPEEHWSIYETFEELVDLEENFQLWRFRHLRTVLRVIGRRSGTGGSSGAGFLQRALEHTYFPELFAVRTWTGH; encoded by the coding sequence ATGACCATCGAACGCAACATCGTCACCGATTTCAGCTCTCGCATGAGCTACGGCGCGTACCTGGACCTCGACACTTTGCTGAGCGCGCAGCATCCGGTCAGCCGACCGGAGCAGCACGATGAGCTGCTGTTCATCATCCAGCACCAGACCACCGAGCTATGGCTGAAGGTGGTACTGCACGAATTGCGAGCCGCGCGTGCGGCTTTCGATGCCGACGACATCGGCGTCGCACTCAAATGCATTGCGCGGGTGAAACATATCCAGAAGACGCTGACCGAGCAGTGGTCCGTGTTGGCGACGCTGACGCCCACCGAATACGCGCAGTTCCGTGATTTTCTCGGGAACTCGTCCGGCTTCCAGTCGTACCAGTACCGTGCGATCGAGTTCATTCTCGGCAATAAGAATGCGGCCGTACTTCGGGTGTTCGAATCCGACCCCGTGGCGTACGAAGAGCTGGCCACGCTCCTGCGGGAACCGACCCTCTACGACGCGATCTGGCGTCACCTCGCCCGTACCGGGCTCGCGGTGCCGCGCTCGGCGCTGGAACGCGATGCGACCGAGGCCCACGAGCTCGACCCCGAACTGCTAGCCCTCGTGCAGTCGATTTACGAGGCCCCAGAAGAACATTGGTCCATATACGAGACATTCGAGGAACTGGTCGACCTGGAGGAGAACTTCCAGCTGTGGCGCTTCCGGCACCTGCGCACCGTGCTGCGCGTCATCGGAAGACGAAGCGGAACAGGTGGATCCAGCGGTGCCGGATTCCTGCAACGTGCACTCGAGCACACCTACTTCCCGGAGCTGTTCGCCGTCCGCACCTGGACTGGACACTGA